From the genome of uncultured Fretibacterium sp., one region includes:
- a CDS encoding calcium-binding protein: MKEHDGHFHYTKHPKRLSNYLMRPDGPRDGICDPAGDPYPANVGQKRAEKGESVPDPLEGELRDYEWVGRFSDYGAVEGNIFRKNGTYYMVFDGSELRDWWSDWIKTNVLGIGCKSTFWVQDALEEAYRIYQKALEKISGLSENNIVFVGHSLGGGLAAALSAGIALGAFEQKEDKDKKPIDDWSFLPDPIYKPDNALEPLQDHVPVLTFNAPQMGWAFDKRKPISDPKGPHGYSYELVREERLGKVDVMAVRTNRDSVSELRLYDEDGKHTSNRYTIGGGLVTLGDTVGRLDAYFKDETNRRKADWRPASGFPQPTPEDVLDSKSGLFFWHTVNTLELALMEKVWDDDNKEPQEVSPSQVRVDPLILDLNRDGKVSTTAGKRYFDLDANGVAERASWAASGDGFLAMDRDGDGKITSGRELFGDHTVMSDGRVASSGFQALADLDSNKDGKIDASDEEFGRLRVWSDKDGNGKFEDHELSTLEETGIESIDLRYSDHRTEDENGNQIVRTGRFTWKDGERGRVSEFLLERDTIHSLAEEKLDEPDEVAALPDLPQRGFLYSLHQAMVRDGSGELRKLTERFAGEKDSVARRSLLEQILLKWSEVSDVESVPYDGWLGFMKKFYGNKRSYGNPSAEGWRELRRNYEEISLYLYGDLLCQSHYKEVLATLDSSLDESGNIRIHIGKVLEEIGSENVSNPEQTKRSIGEFFLALKTAGLYEYVDESEVESHAAVLSTYGSELPDVCRASYLAMKEPVGTYTLPYFVWTLVKETDVLKFGEGISAEDLEVTRRGNDLTLSLRDGSGSVRVQEHFRNDYYELDEVEFSDGTKWSAKDVASRAVAYGTDGNDVLGQSENYGDNDRIHAGGGDDEVYAGNGDDTVYGDAGNDKLYGQSGDDVLVGGAGDDHLVGGYGSDTYVYNKGDGHDTIDTSTYYYDNGAKDRLKFGEGISAEDLEVIRRGNDVTFSLKDGTGSVRVQEHFRNDYYELDEVEFSDGTKWSAEDVASRAVAYGTDGNDALGYAENYGDNDRIHAGGGDDEVYAGNGDDTVYGDAGNDKLYGQSGDDVLVGGAGDDHLVGGYGSDTYVYNKGDGHDTIDTSTYYYDNGAKDRLKFGEGISAEDLEVIRRGNDVTFSLKDGTGSVRVQEHFRNDYYELDEVEFSDGTKWSAKDVASRAVTRGTDTNAAASSEPAGAPATPEAFSAVSPLSAMSGADARVLSESEIEESLAVLSTPSFMSGLEDEIPGGWSCSSSLAAVSSEPSAPVDLEVARLGMDVALAGLSFEKPNSGLVCDTFLSGSSGVEVVKLSVSTETGLEKHFEKGAHQAELSRSAA, translated from the coding sequence ATGAAGGAACATGATGGTCATTTTCATTACACAAAACATCCCAAGCGTCTTTCCAATTATCTGATGCGTCCTGATGGCCCCAGGGACGGCATCTGCGACCCCGCTGGAGACCCTTATCCGGCCAATGTCGGCCAGAAAAGGGCCGAGAAGGGGGAGAGCGTACCGGACCCCTTGGAGGGGGAGCTCAGGGACTACGAGTGGGTCGGCCGGTTCTCGGATTACGGCGCCGTGGAGGGCAACATCTTTCGCAAGAACGGGACCTACTACATGGTCTTTGACGGTTCGGAGCTCAGAGACTGGTGGAGCGACTGGATCAAGACTAACGTCTTGGGGATTGGATGCAAGAGTACCTTTTGGGTGCAAGACGCTCTTGAGGAGGCCTACAGGATTTATCAGAAGGCATTGGAAAAAATTTCTGGATTAAGCGAGAATAACATTGTTTTCGTAGGCCATTCTTTAGGCGGCGGCTTGGCGGCTGCGTTGTCGGCTGGGATTGCCCTGGGTGCCTTTGAGCAAAAAGAAGATAAGGATAAAAAACCTATCGACGACTGGAGTTTTTTACCGGACCCAATCTACAAGCCGGATAATGCCCTTGAGCCGCTGCAGGATCATGTCCCTGTCCTGACGTTCAATGCACCCCAGATGGGGTGGGCTTTTGACAAAAGGAAGCCTATCTCAGACCCCAAGGGCCCTCATGGTTATAGTTACGAGTTGGTTCGTGAGGAACGTTTGGGAAAAGTGGACGTGATGGCTGTTCGGACGAACCGGGATTCGGTATCGGAATTGCGTCTTTATGACGAGGATGGCAAACATACAAGCAATCGTTATACGATTGGCGGAGGGCTGGTGACGCTGGGCGATACCGTAGGCCGCCTCGATGCTTACTTTAAGGATGAAACCAATCGGAGGAAAGCGGATTGGCGTCCGGCATCGGGTTTTCCGCAGCCGACGCCGGAAGATGTCCTGGACTCGAAGAGCGGTCTTTTTTTCTGGCACACGGTCAACACGCTGGAGCTTGCGTTGATGGAGAAGGTTTGGGATGACGATAATAAAGAGCCTCAGGAGGTGAGCCCGTCGCAGGTTCGCGTCGATCCGCTCATCCTGGACCTGAACCGGGATGGAAAGGTGAGCACGACGGCGGGCAAGCGTTACTTCGACCTGGACGCCAACGGTGTGGCGGAGCGTGCGTCGTGGGCGGCGTCCGGGGACGGTTTTCTTGCCATGGACCGTGACGGGGACGGAAAGATCACGTCGGGGCGGGAGCTCTTTGGGGACCACACGGTGATGTCGGACGGCCGCGTGGCGTCGAGCGGTTTTCAGGCGCTTGCGGATCTGGACTCGAACAAGGACGGGAAGATCGATGCGTCTGACGAAGAGTTCGGCCGCCTGCGGGTGTGGTCGGACAAGGACGGGAACGGAAAGTTCGAGGACCACGAGCTCTCGACGCTCGAGGAGACGGGGATCGAGTCGATAGACCTGCGGTACTCGGACCATCGGACGGAGGACGAGAACGGGAACCAGATCGTGCGCACGGGCCGCTTTACGTGGAAGGACGGAGAGCGGGGCCGTGTCAGCGAGTTTCTGCTGGAGCGTGACACGATTCACTCCCTGGCTGAGGAGAAGTTGGACGAGCCCGACGAGGTGGCCGCGCTGCCGGACCTGCCGCAGCGCGGTTTTCTGTACTCTCTGCACCAGGCGATGGTCCGGGACGGGAGCGGGGAGCTGAGGAAGCTGACGGAGCGGTTTGCGGGGGAGAAGGACTCGGTGGCGCGCCGTTCGCTTCTGGAGCAGATCCTGCTGAAGTGGTCGGAGGTCTCGGACGTAGAGAGCGTTCCCTATGACGGTTGGCTTGGCTTCATGAAGAAGTTCTACGGTAACAAGCGGTCGTACGGAAACCCTTCGGCCGAAGGCTGGCGGGAGCTGCGCCGCAACTACGAGGAGATATCGTTGTACCTGTATGGCGACCTGCTGTGCCAAAGCCACTACAAGGAGGTCCTTGCGACACTGGACAGCAGCCTGGACGAATCCGGCAACATCCGCATCCACATCGGCAAGGTGCTGGAGGAGATAGGCAGTGAGAATGTCTCGAACCCGGAGCAGACGAAGCGTTCTATAGGCGAGTTCTTCCTCGCGCTGAAGACGGCGGGACTGTACGAGTACGTGGACGAGTCGGAGGTGGAGTCGCACGCGGCGGTGCTTTCGACGTACGGCTCCGAGCTGCCGGACGTGTGCCGTGCGTCGTACCTCGCGATGAAGGAGCCTGTGGGCACATACACGCTGCCGTACTTCGTCTGGACCTTAGTCAAGGAAACGGATGTCCTGAAGTTCGGAGAGGGTATCTCCGCGGAGGACCTGGAGGTGACCCGCCGGGGGAACGATCTGACGCTTTCGCTGAGGGACGGTTCCGGGAGTGTCAGGGTACAGGAGCATTTCAGGAATGACTACTACGAGCTGGACGAGGTGGAGTTTTCGGATGGGACGAAGTGGAGCGCCAAGGACGTGGCGTCCCGTGCGGTGGCCTACGGAACGGACGGGAATGACGTTTTGGGTCAGTCCGAGAACTACGGTGACAACGACAGGATCCATGCGGGCGGTGGAGACGACGAGGTCTATGCCGGCAACGGTGACGACACGGTATATGGCGACGCCGGCAACGACAAACTGTACGGTCAGAGTGGAGACGACGTACTTGTCGGTGGAGCGGGCGACGACCATCTTGTCGGGGGCTACGGGAGCGACACGTACGTGTACAACAAGGGAGACGGGCACGACACGATCGACACCAGCACGTATTATTATGACAATGGTGCAAAGGACCGTCTGAAGTTCGGAGAAGGGATCTCCGCGGAGGACCTCGAGGTGATCCGTCGTGGGAACGACGTGACGTTCTCGCTGAAGGACGGAACGGGGAGCGTCAGGGTACAGGAGCATTTCAGGAATGACTACTACGAGTTGGACGAGGTGGAGTTTTCGGATGGGACGAAGTGGAGCGCCGAAGACGTGGCGTCCCGTGCGGTGGCCTACGGAACGGACGGGAATGATGCTTTGGGCTATGCCGAAAACTACGGTGACAACGACAGGATCCATGCAGGCGGCGGAGACGACGAGGTCTATGCCGGCAACGGTGACGACACGGTATACGGCGACGCCGGCAACGACAAACTGTACGGTCAGAGTGGAGACGACGTACTTGTCGGTGGAGCGGGCGACGACCATCTTGTCGGGGGCTACGGGAGCGACACGTACGTGTACAACAAGGGAGACGGGCACGACACGATCGACACCAGCACGTATTATTATGACAATGGTGCAAAGGACCGTCTGAAGTTCGGAGAAGGGATCTCCGCGGAGGACCTCGAGGTGATCCGTCGTGGGAACGACGTGACGTTCTCGCTGAAGGACGGAACGGGGAGCGTCAGGGTACAGGAGCATTTCAGGAATGACTACTACGAGCTGGACGAGGTGGAGTTTTCGGATGGGACGAAGTGGAGCGCCAAGGACGTGGCGTCTCGTGCGGTGACCCGGGGCACGGACACGAATGCGGCGGCCTCTTCCGAACCGGCAGGCGCTCCTGCAACCCCGGAGGCGTTTTCCGCCGTTTCCCCCTTATCCGCAATGTCGGGAGCCGATGCCAGGGTGCTCTCGGAGTCCGAAATCGAGGAGTCGCTTGCAGTCCTCTCCACGCCGTCGTTCATGTCCGGGCTGGAGGATGAGATACCAGGAGGCTGGAGCTGCAGCTCGTCCCTTGCGGCGGTGTCCTCCGAGCCCTCCGCCCCTGTGGACCTCGAGGTTGCCCGGCTGGGCATGGACGTAGCCCTGGCGGGTCTGAGCTTCGAGAAACCGAACTCCGGCCTGGTCTGCGATACCTTCCTGTCCGGCTCCTCCGGCGTGGAGGTCGTGAAACTCTCCGTATCGACGGAGACCGGCCTGGAGAAACATTTCGAGAAGGGAGCCCATCAGGCCGAGTTGTCCAGGAGCGCGGCATAG